The Bubalus kerabau isolate K-KA32 ecotype Philippines breed swamp buffalo chromosome X, PCC_UOA_SB_1v2, whole genome shotgun sequence genome has a segment encoding these proteins:
- the TCEAL7 gene encoding LOW QUALITY PROTEIN: transcription elongation factor A protein-like 7 (The sequence of the model RefSeq protein was modified relative to this genomic sequence to represent the inferred CDS: substituted 1 base at 1 genomic stop codon) — MQKSCKENEGTPKCNMPKRQEEHSYGEFXRQQTEGNFRQRLLQSLEEFKEDIDFKHFKDEERTREGDGMERHLEEIRGLRKKFRALLSNHRHSRDHPYPI, encoded by the coding sequence ATGCAAAAATCCtgcaaagaaaatgaaggaaCGCCCAAGTGCAATATGCCAAAGAGACAGGAAGAGCACTCCTATGGAGAGTTCTAACGCCAGCAAACAGAAGGGAATTTTAGGCAAAGGCTGCTTCAGTCTCTCGAGGAATTTAAAGAGGACATAGACTTCAAGCATTTTAAGGATGAAGAAAGGACAAGAGAGGGAGATGGGATGGAAAGGCATTTGGAAGAGATAAGGGGTCTGAGAAAGAAATTTAGGGCTTTGCTTTCTAACCATAGGCATTCTCGGGACCATCCATATCCCATTTAA